Proteins encoded in a region of the Fusarium falciforme chromosome 6, complete sequence genome:
- a CDS encoding Phosphatidate cytidylyltransferase has product MARSKRGVRFPNRNGSDGRRSSFSSEDGSPTKAKFQNQAQLETVNEQKPPTPEEKKTEYEKKKANFMTRTFWTFVMFAMFFTALFMGHIYIICIITAVQIISFKEVIAIANVPSRARSLRSTKSLNWYWLATTMYFLYGETVIYYFKHIVLVDKVLLPLATHHRFISFILYVFGFVFFVASLQAGHYKFQFTNFAWTHMALYLIVVQAHFIMNNVFEGMIWFFLPAALVITNDIFAYICGIMFGRTQLIKLSPKKTVEGFVGAWIMTILFGMILVNIMMRSKYFICPVNDLGANVFTGLQCDPNPVFLLKTYELPQFFFLPDNTHFSVTLAPMQLHALNLATFASLIAPFGGFFASGLKRTFKIKDFGDSIPGHGGITDRMDCQFIMGFFAYMYYHTFIAIHKVNLGTVLETAITSLSPDEQVELVKSMGHYLRNQGVLLEEVADCIDKIIPVKR; this is encoded by the exons ATGGCTCGATCAAAGAGAGGGGTTAGGTTCCCCAACCGCAACGGCTCCGACGGACGACGATCCAGCTTCAGCAGTGAGGATGGATCTcccaccaaggccaagttccAGAACCAGGCTCAGCTGGAGACAGTGAACGAG CAAAAGCCTCCCACTcccgaagagaagaagaccgAGTacgaaaagaagaaggccaactTCATGACGCGCACCTTCTGGACCTTTGTCATGTTCGCCATGTTCTTTACGGCACTCTTCATGGGCCACATCTACATCATCTGCATCATCACGGCCGTCCAGATCATTTCCTTCAAGGaggtcatcgccatcgccaacgtCCCCAGTCGCGCCCGCTCTCTGCGCTCCACTAAGAGTCTCAACTGGTACTGGCTTGCGACGACAATGTACTTCCTCTACGGCGAGACTGTCATTTACTACTTCAAGCACAttgtcctcgtcgacaaGGTGTTGCTGCCTCTGGCGACTCACCACCGCTTCATCAGCTTCATTCTCTATGTCTTTG GTTTCGTCTTCTTTGTTGCTTCCCTTCAGGCAGGCCACTACAAGTTCCAGTTCACCAACTTTGCTTGGACACACATGGCTCTCTACCTGATTGTGGTCCAAGCCCACTTCATCATGAACAATGTGTTTGAGGGCATGATTTGGTTCTTCTTGCCCGCCGCTCTGGTCATCACCAACGACATCTTTGCTTACATCTGCGGCATCATGTTTGGCCGCACCCAGCTCATCAAGCTGTCTCCCAAAAAGACGGTCGAGGGTTTTGTCGGTGCCTGGATCATGACCATCCTCTTTGGCATGATCCTTGTCAACATCATGATGCGATCCAAGTACTTTATCTGCCCTGTTAACGACCTTGGCGCCAATGTCTTTACCGGCCTTCAGTGCGATCCTAATCCCGTCTTCCTTCTCAAGACATACGAGCTCCCTcagttcttcttccttcctgACAACACTCATTTCTCGGTCACACTTGCTCCCATGCAACTCCACGCCCTCAACCTCGCCACTTTTGCTTCGCTAATTGCTCCCTTTGGCGGTTTCTTCGCATCTGGTCTCAAGCGCAccttcaagatcaaggacTTTGGCGACTCCATTCCCGGTCACGGTGGTATCACTGATCGCATGGACTGCCAGTTCATCATGGGTTTCTTCGCCTACATGTACTACCACACTTTCATCGCCATCCACAAGGTCAACCTTGGCACTGTTCTCGAGACTGCTATTACCAGCCTGTCTCCTGATGAGCAGGTTGAGCTTGTGAAGAGCATGGGTCACTATCTGCGGAATCAAGGCGTGCTACTCGAGGAG GTCGCCGATTGTATCGACAAGATCATCCCCGTGAAGCGATGA
- a CDS encoding UDP-glucose 6-dehydrogenase produces MSALVTNGSVEPTNDAQDAPIVVRRICCVGAGYVGGPTAAVVAFQNPDIQVTVVDRDTTRIRRWNSKHPPIYEPGLHDIVRIARDGGRATSVSNEPTSDNEGSATEDGEIAIPERKPNLFFSTDIAKHIGEADIVLVAVNTPTKYRGVGAGSATDMTAFEAVTGVVAQYAREGAIIVEKSTVPCRTAQLVADTLAMHRPGVHFEILSNPEFLAAGTAVNDLLYPDRILIGSAPTPSGKKAAEALVKVYNAWIPRERILTTNVWSSELAKLVANSMLAQRISSINSISAVCEQTGADVDEVARAVGVDPRIGNKFLMAGIGFGGSCFKKDVLNLVYLAETMGLPEVAEYWRQVVKMNEYARDRFSNRVIKCLNNTLVGKKVTILGFAFKKNTSDTREAPALEMIKTLLEERPREIAVFDPCCNPLVIKQEIKDLLGPLAEGQNISVHGNAYDACDASTAIIIATEFDEFRNQPPPPPAPVSAHQPKTIGRKPNPKSDPRPFESATPSANDLLALHKHLVQRADVESADPLDRFNIEPSCEDDCPDCIQERESKETGFATGMGSAEEYKPKERVDWVRISQNMAKPRWVFDGRGVIDSREMVKLGVRVESVGRQHRF; encoded by the exons ATGTCGGCTCTCGTTACCAATGGCTCTGTTGAGCCTACCAACGATGCTCAGGACGCCCCAATCGTGGTCCGCCGCATCTGCTGTGTTGGTGCTGGATATGTCG GTGGTCCCACTGCCGCTGTCGTCGCCTTCCAGAACCCCGACATCCAGGTCACCGTCGTTGACCGAGACACCACTCGCATTCGCCGCTGGAACTCCAAGCACCCTCCTATCTACGAGCCCGGTCTGCACGATATCGTCCGTATCGCCCGTGACGGTGGCCGTGCTACCTCCGTCTCCAACGAGCCTACTTCCGACAACGAGGGCTCTGCTactgaggatggcgagatcgCTATTCCTGAGCGCAAGCCCAACCTGTTCTTCTCCACCGACATTGCCAAGCACATCGGCGAGGCCGACATTGTCCTCGTCGCCGTCAACACCCCCACCAAGTACCGTGGTGTCGGTGCCGGCAGCGCTACTGACATGACTGCTTTCGAGGCCGTTACCGGTGTCGTTGCTCAGTACGCTCGTGAGGGTGCCATCATTGTCGAGAAGAGCACTGTTCCCTGCCGAACTGCTCAGCTCGTCGCTGACACT CTCGCCATGCACCGACCTGGTGTCCACTTCGAGATTCTCTCCAACCCCGAGTTCTTGGCTGCCGGTACCGCCGTCAACGATCTTCTCTACCCTGACCGTATCCTGATCGGTTCTGCCCCTACTCCTTCCGGCAagaaggccgccgaggcccTTGTCAAGGTCTACAACGCCTGGATTCCCCGCGAGCGCATCCTGACCACCAACGTCTGGTCCTCTGAGCTTGCCAAGCTGGTTGCCAACTCTATGCTGGCTCAGCGTATTTCCAGCATCAACTCCATTTCTGCCGTGTGCGAGCAGACTGGTGCTGATGTCGACGAGGTTGCCCGCGCCGTCGGTGTCGACCCCCGTATCGGTAACAAGTTCCTGATGGCCGGTATCGGTTTCGGTGGCAGCTGCTTCAAGAAGGATGTCCTCAACCTTGTCTACCTTGCTGAGACTATGGGTCTCCCCGAGGTTGCCGAGTACTGGCGCCAGGTCGTCAAGATGAACGAGTACGCTCGTGACCGCTTCAGTAACCGTGTCATCAAGTGCCTCAACAACACCCTTGTTGGCAAGAAGGTCACCATCCTTGGCTTTGCCTTCAAGAAGAACACCTCTGATACTCGTGAGGCCCCCGCCCTCGAGATGATCAAGACCCTGCTCGAGGAGCGACCCCGCGAGATCGCCGTCTTCGACCCCTGCTGCAACCCTCTGGTCATCAAGCAGGAGATCAAGGACCTTCTCGGCCCCCTGGCTGAGGGCCAGAACATCTCTGTCCACGGCAACGCCTATGATGCCTGCGATGCTTCcactgccatcatcatcgccaccgAGTTCGACGAGTTCCGCAAccagcctcctccccctcctgcTCCCGTGTCTGCTCACCAGCCCAAGACCATCGGCCGCAAGCCCAACCCCAAGTCGGACCCCCGTCCTTTCGAGTCGGCCACCCCCAGCGCCAACGACCTGCTCGCTCTTCACAAGCACCTTGTCCAGCGTGCCGACGTTGAGTCGGCCGATCCCCTCGACCGCTTCAACATCGAGCCCAGCTGTGAGGACGACTGCCCCGACTGCATCCAGGAGCGCGAGAGCAAGGAGACTGGCTTCGCCACTGGCATGGGAAGCGCCGAGGAGTACAAGCCCAAGGAGCGCGTCGACTGGGTCCGCATCTCTCAGAACATGGCCAAGCCCCGCTGGGTCTTTGATGGCCGTGGTGTCATCGACTCGCGCGAGATGGTCAAGCTGGGCGTCCGCGTCGAGTCTGTCGGTCGCCAGCACCGATTCTAA